The following are encoded together in the Serratia sp. UGAL515B_01 genome:
- the ilvG gene encoding acetolactate synthase 2 catalytic subunit, producing the protein MNGAQWVVQALRAQGVDTVFGYPGGAIMPVYDALYDGGVEHLLCRHEQGAAIAAIGYARSSGKVGVCIATSGPGATNLITGLADALLDSVPVVAITGQVGSQLIGTDAFQEIDVLGLSLACTKHSFLVESLEALPGIMAEAFAIATSGRPGPVLIDIPKDIQLAQGDLPPHLLPVEDELEHPVSELVVAKQLLAQAKKPMLYVGGGVGMAQAVTTLRDFVAVTRMPTVATLKGLGTPDADNPYYLGMLGMHGTKAANLAVQECDLLIAVGARFDDRVTGKLNAFAPHAKVIHMDIDPAEMSKLRQAHVALQGDLKKLLPALQQPLSIATWLQRVAELKELHPWRYDHPGQPIYAPLFLKQLSECMPANTVVTTDVGQHQMWAAQHMTFERPENFITSSGLGTMGFGIPAAVGAQVARPEDAVICVSGDGSFMMNVQELGTIKRKQLPLKIVLLDNQRLGMVRQWQQLFFDGRYSETNLSDNPDFLILASAFGILGQRITRKDQVADALDALLNSEGPYLLQVCIDELENVWPLVPPGAGNETMLEKVS; encoded by the coding sequence ATGAATGGTGCTCAGTGGGTAGTTCAAGCGTTGCGAGCGCAGGGAGTGGATACCGTATTCGGTTATCCGGGGGGCGCAATTATGCCTGTCTATGATGCGTTGTATGACGGTGGGGTAGAACACCTGCTGTGCCGCCATGAACAGGGTGCGGCGATCGCCGCTATCGGTTACGCCCGTTCGAGTGGTAAAGTTGGCGTTTGTATCGCCACTTCGGGGCCAGGAGCGACCAATCTGATCACTGGTTTGGCAGATGCACTGCTGGACTCAGTACCGGTAGTCGCGATCACTGGGCAGGTTGGGTCGCAGTTGATTGGCACCGATGCTTTTCAAGAGATCGATGTTCTGGGCCTGTCTTTGGCCTGCACAAAACACAGTTTCCTGGTTGAGTCGCTTGAAGCACTGCCGGGGATTATGGCGGAGGCTTTCGCCATTGCTACCAGCGGCCGCCCTGGCCCGGTATTGATCGATATCCCGAAGGACATCCAACTGGCGCAAGGGGATTTACCACCTCACCTGTTGCCGGTAGAAGATGAACTCGAACATCCTGTGTCTGAACTGGTAGTAGCGAAACAACTACTGGCTCAGGCGAAAAAGCCGATGCTGTATGTCGGGGGTGGCGTAGGCATGGCGCAAGCGGTGACGACATTGCGTGATTTTGTCGCTGTAACCAGAATGCCAACGGTTGCCACGTTGAAAGGATTAGGTACACCAGACGCCGATAATCCGTACTATCTTGGTATGTTGGGTATGCACGGGACTAAAGCGGCCAACTTAGCGGTACAGGAGTGCGATCTGTTGATCGCCGTTGGTGCGCGTTTTGACGATCGCGTGACCGGCAAATTGAATGCTTTTGCGCCACATGCCAAGGTTATTCATATGGATATTGACCCGGCAGAGATGAGTAAGCTGCGCCAGGCGCATGTTGCTCTTCAGGGGGATTTAAAAAAGCTGCTGCCAGCACTGCAACAACCACTGAGTATCGCAACCTGGCTGCAGCGAGTTGCTGAACTGAAAGAGCTTCACCCTTGGCGTTACGATCACCCTGGTCAACCTATTTATGCTCCCCTGTTTCTCAAACAACTCTCTGAATGCATGCCCGCGAATACCGTCGTCACAACTGACGTAGGCCAGCACCAGATGTGGGCGGCTCAGCACATGACCTTCGAACGTCCCGAAAACTTTATTACCTCCAGTGGGTTGGGGACGATGGGGTTTGGCATTCCTGCCGCGGTTGGGGCACAGGTAGCCCGCCCGGAGGATGCGGTGATCTGCGTGTCTGGAGATGGCTCTTTCATGATGAACGTTCAGGAACTGGGTACCATAAAGCGAAAACAGTTACCGCTTAAAATCGTTTTACTGGACAACCAACGCTTGGGAATGGTTCGTCAGTGGCAACAACTGTTTTTTGATGGGCGTTACAGTGAAACCAATCTTTCTGATAACCCTGATTTTCTGATACTGGCCAGTGCCTTCGGTATTCTTGGTCAGCGCATTACCCGTAAAGATCAGGTTGCAGATGCCCTCGATGCCTTGCTAAACAGCGAAGGCCCGTATCTGCTTCAGGTTTGTATTGATGAACTCGAGAATGTTTGGCCACTGGTACCACCAGGTGCAGGTAACGA
- the ilvL gene encoding ilv operon leader peptide — MKSLTQVISLVLINVVVIIIPQCGAALGRRKA; from the coding sequence ATGAAATCCCTAACCCAAGTGATTAGCCTAGTTTTGATTAACGTGGTGGTGATTATTATCCCACAGTGCGGGGCTGCACTTGGACGAAGAAAGGCTTAG